The Corynebacterium mycetoides genome includes the window TCCGCCGTCCATCAGCTGAGTGGTGCCGTCCTTCAGGCGCACGGTGCCATCGGCAAGCTGGGTGGTGCCGTCCTTCAAGCGCACCGTTCCTTCGGAGAGTCGCTCTGTGCCGGCGCGCAGTTCGGTGGAGCCGTCGGCGAGCTGGGCGGAGCCGTCGAGAAGCTGGTTCATGCCCGAGATGTAGGGGGCGTCCGGGCTGTTGAGGTTGTAGCTGAGTTCCGCTGTGCCGGCGCGCAGGCGGTTGAGCTCGTTGACCATGTTCTGTGGGTTCGCGGGGTCGATGCGGCCGATGGAGGCCTCTAGGCGGTCAGCCTGCTCGTTCATGCCCACGCTGCGCAGGGTGGAAATGACCGGGGTGACCTGGCCGGCGACACCCTGGACCTGCTCCAGAAGGGGGATGAGGGTCCCGGTGAGCTGCTGGACACCCGCGTCGATCTGCACCGCGCCGCCGCCCAGCTGGGTGGTGCCGTCCTTGAGGGTGACCAGGCCGTTGCTGAGCTGGTGCGCGCCGTCCTCCAGGCGGACCGCGCCCGCGTTGAGTTCGCCCGCGCCGGTGTTCAGCTCCGTTGCGCCGGCGTCGAGCTGGACCGCGCCGTTGTTGAGGTCGGTGGCACCGCTGTCGAGCTGGGTGATACCGTCGACGGCGCGTCCGGTGCCGTCCTGGAGGCGGACAAGGCCGTCATCGATCTTGCCGGCGCCGTCGGCGGCGCGCTTGACGCCGTCGCCAAGCGAGGTGAGGCCGGAGAGGGTCTCGTTCGCGTACGTCTCTGCGATGGTGGAGGAGACCTGCGCCTGGAGCTGGGGGATCAGCGACGAGGTGATGATCTTGCCGTTCGTGCCGCCGTAGTCGTTGTATTCCACAAGCACCTCGGACTGGCGCGGGTTGTCGGAGATGACAGAGAGGGTGCGCTCGGAGAAGTCCTCGGGGATGGTCACCACGAAGAGGTAGTCGCCCTTGGTCAGCCCGAGGTGGGCGTCCTCGTCCGAGAGCTCCTGGAAGTCGAGGTATCCGGTTTCGAGGAGGCCCTTGACCACTTCGTCGCCCACGGCGCGGAACTCGCCGTCGCGCTCGAACCCCTTGTCATGGTTGACCACGGCCAGGGGCACGTTGGGCAGGGTCTTGGACGGGTCCCACATGGACCACATGAAGGTCGCGGCCATGAGAAGGGGAACGACGAGGAGCAGCATGATGCCGATGCGCGCGGCCATGCTCAGCGGCCGCCAATCGAGCATTCGGGCCATGGCTGAGCGCTTGGGGGTTTCACCGGCGGAGATACTAGTTGACACCGCGGACTTCCTTTCGGATGGTTTTCGCTTGGGAAACTAAGTTAATGCATCCTAAACGTCCTGACGGTGATTTTTCTTATTTTGTGGGGAAACAGGTTACCCCCGTCACACTTAAAGGGGCAGCAGGTCGTTCTTCGCCCGGCGCACCTCGTCCACCCGGTCCTTGTTGGCGCGCAGCGTCCGCCACTGCTCGTCGGGGATCGCGGCCAGCGCCCTGGCGACGACCGCCGCGTCCGGGGTCCCCCACGCAATCGGCATCGGCGTGATCACCTTCCAATGGTCCTGGTCCGCGGCGTCGCGACGCCCACCGACAGCCGCGACGGGCACCTTCGCGCCCACCGTGTTGTCCACGTGCGGGATGTTCGACACGTCGTGCACGGTCAGCGCCCAGCGCGGCGCCGAGGCGTCGACGCTCGTGTTCACGAGGGCGAGGAGCGTCGTGCGGGTGCCGGGGTGGCCGGCGATGATGGCCGGGGCGAGCGGGTGCGCGCCGTAGAGCGACTGCGCCGTGCCCACCGACTTCGGGATCGCGAGGCCGACGATCAGCATCATCACCCCGAACAGGGCGAGAGCGAGCGTCCCCAGCAGGTGCCAGGGCGACGCGGGATCAACGAACACCCACACGGCGACGGCCGCGGCGAGGCACAGGATAAACAGCGCGATGCCGGAGAGGGTGAGGCTGCGGGTGTCCCGGAGCATCTCGTTGTGTTCTTTCGCCCAGTTCTCGTCAACGTCGAATGTGAATGCGGTCATGGGCCCACAGTTTAGAGGTCGTCGGCGTCCACTAGGCGGTAGGCGTAGCCCTGTTCGGCCAGGAAGCGCTGGCGGCGCAGCGCGTACTCGGCATCCAGCGTGTCGCGGGCGACAACGGTGTAAAACGTCGCGCCGCCCCCGTCCGCCTTGGGCCGCAGCAAGCGGCCGAGGCGCTGCGCCTCCTCCTGGCGGGAGCCGAAGGTGCCGGAGACCTGGATGCCCACCGCGGCCTCGGGGAGATCGAGGGAGAAGTTCGCCACCTTGGACACCACAAGCGTGGGCAGCTCGCCGCGGCGGAACGCGTCGAAGGCTGCTTCGCGTTTGCGTGTCGACGTCGTGCCGTGCACGAGCGGGGCACCCGTGCGCGCGGCGATCGATTCCAGCTGGTCCACGTACGCGCCGATGATGAGGACCTGCTCGCCGGCATGCTGCGCCAAAAGCTTGTCGACGACCGCGTCTTTGCCGGCCGACGTCGCCGCCACGCGGTAGCGCTCCCGCGTCTCGGCGGTGGCGTAGGCCAGGCGCTCCTCCTCGGTCAGCGTGGTGCGCACCTCCACGCATTCGGCGGAGGCGATGTAGCCGGCGAGCTCGAGCTCCTTCCAGGGGGCGTCGTAACGCTTCGGCCCGATGAGCGAGAAGACGTCGTCCTCACGGCCGTCCTCGCGCACGAGCGTGGCGGTCAGCCCCAGGCGGCGGCGCGATTGCAGGTCGGCGGCCATGCGGAAGACCGGGGCGGGCAACAGGTGCACCTCGTCGTAGATAATGAGGCCCCAGTCGCGCGAATCGAACAGCTCGAGGGCGCGGTACTCGCCCTTCGTTTTGCGGGTGACCACCTGGTAGGTGGCGATGGTGACGGGGCGGATTTCCTTGCGCTCGCCCGAGTACTCGCCGATTTCCTCCGGGGTCAGGGTCGTGCGGCGCAGCAGCTCGTCGCGCCACTGCCGCCCGGCGACCGTGTTAGTGACCAGGATCAGGGTGGTCGTCTTCGCCTGCGCCATAGAGGCCGCGCCCACGATGGTCTTGCCCGCGCCGCACGGCAGGACTACCACTCCGGACCCGCCCTCCCAGAAGGACTCGGTGGCGTAGCGCTGGTAGTCGCGAAGTTCCCAGTCGTCGTGCGTGAGGTCAATGGGGTGCGATTCGCCGTCGACGTACCCGGCGAGGTCCTCGACCGGCCAGCCGAGCTTGGTCAGCTCCTGCTTGATGCGGCCCCGCTCGGAGGGGTGGACGGGCACGGTGACGTCGTCGATGGCCGCGCCGATGAGCGGACGGATCGCCTTGCTGCGCGAGATCTCGGTGAGTATCGCAGCGTCGTCGGCCTCCAGCACGAGCCCGTGGGCAGGGTGGTTGACCAGGCGGACGCGGCCGTAGCGGGCCATCGTCTCCGCGACGTCGACAAGTAACGACTGTGGTACGGGGAAGCGGGAGAAGCGCTCGAGGGTGTCCACCGCCTGCTCGGCGTCGAAACCCGCAGCGCGCGCGTTCCACAGCGCGAGTGGCGTGATGCGGTAGGTGTGCACGTGCTCGGGGGCGCGCTCGAGCTCCGCGAACGGGGCGAGGGCGGCGCGGGCCTCGGCGGCGCGGGGGTGGGAGAGATCCAGGAGAACAGTTTTGTCGGACTGGATGATCAGCGGGCCGTCGAGCATGCGACCTAGGCTACGCCTTTCAGGGCCTCTAAGATCGCAGGGCTTTCAGCCACGTCATCTTCCGGCCGTTGTTGAGGATTGAGTTGCGGTAGATGCGCGCCGCCACCCAGACCGCCCCGGCCGTCGCCACCGCCGCGAGGGCGAAGGAGCCGAGCAGCTGGGCGAGGGTGAAGTCGCCGGCAGCGTACGTCAGCGGCGCGGTGAGGATGGAAACCGGCGGAATCCAGCTCATCACCTGCATCCACCCCGCGGAGGTCTGCGTCCAGCCGAACAGGGGGACGTACATCGTGGTGATGAGCAGCAACATGATCGGGGACTGCGTGGACTGCAGGTCCTCCGTGCGCTGGACCATGGAGCCGGCGGCGGCGTAGAGGGCGCCGAAGAACAGCATCGACAACAGCCACGCGACAAGCAGCACGGGCAGCATCGTCAGGATCGACCGGGAGAAATCGGCGGTGTCCGCTAGCCCCGAGACGGACAGCGCGATGGCGCCGACCGCCAGGATGAGCACGGTGAGCACGAAGCCGAAGATCACGTTGCCCAGGATTTTCCCGGCCAAAAAATCCAGCGGCCTCACGGACGCGAGGATGAGCTCGACCACCCGGGACGACTTCTCCGAGGTCACGCGGCCGCCGATGTTCGCGGCGAAGAGGAAGATGGTGAAAATGATCACCACCAGCGCGACGAACACCGTCAGGAGCCGCGCGAAGTCCTCGTCAGTGCGGTCCCCGTCTGCGGAGAGGTCTACGGAGGTGACCTGCGTCGCCGGAAGTGCCTGCGCGTACTCCTGCTGGGAAACACCGAGGCTGTCGAGGGCGCGGGCGGTGGCGTAGGAGGACGCGATGGACTCGATCGTGCTCATCGTGCTTGCCGACGGCCCCCCGTCCTCCATCACCTCCCACCCGTTCGGGCCGGCGACGATTGCGGTGTCGACGTCCCCGTCACGGACCAGTTGCTCGGCCTCGGCGCGGTCGCCGACCTCCCGTGCGTCGAACGGCGAGCCGGCGAAGGCGGCGGCGGGCACGCCGACGACCGCGACCGGCGCGGCATCTTGGTCGGCGTCTTTGTTCGCCTGCCACGAAAGGAAACCGATCAGCCCGACGATGGCCGCCAGCAACAGCGCGACCGTGACCCAGATGGACTTCATGCGGGAGAGCACCTGGATCTCGCGCACCGCGGTCGTCCTGATCGTGTGCGCGGGGGAGTACGGGCGGG containing:
- a CDS encoding ABC transporter permease codes for the protein MAATRPYSPAHTIRTTAVREIQVLSRMKSIWVTVALLLAAIVGLIGFLSWQANKDADQDAAPVAVVGVPAAAFAGSPFDAREVGDRAEAEQLVRDGDVDTAIVAGPNGWEVMEDGGPSASTMSTIESIASSYATARALDSLGVSQQEYAQALPATQVTSVDLSADGDRTDEDFARLLTVFVALVVIIFTIFLFAANIGGRVTSEKSSRVVELILASVRPLDFLAGKILGNVIFGFVLTVLILAVGAIALSVSGLADTADFSRSILTMLPVLLVAWLLSMLFFGALYAAAGSMVQRTEDLQSTQSPIMLLLITTMYVPLFGWTQTSAGWMQVMSWIPPVSILTAPLTYAAGDFTLAQLLGSFALAAVATAGAVWVAARIYRNSILNNGRKMTWLKALRS
- a CDS encoding YhgE/Pip domain-containing protein, with the protein product MSTSISAGETPKRSAMARMLDWRPLSMAARIGIMLLLVVPLLMAATFMWSMWDPSKTLPNVPLAVVNHDKGFERDGEFRAVGDEVVKGLLETGYLDFQELSDEDAHLGLTKGDYLFVVTIPEDFSERTLSVISDNPRQSEVLVEYNDYGGTNGKIITSSLIPQLQAQVSSTIAETYANETLSGLTSLGDGVKRAADGAGKIDDGLVRLQDGTGRAVDGITQLDSGATDLNNGAVQLDAGATELNTGAGELNAGAVRLEDGAHQLSNGLVTLKDGTTQLGGGAVQIDAGVQQLTGTLIPLLEQVQGVAGQVTPVISTLRSVGMNEQADRLEASIGRIDPANPQNMVNELNRLRAGTAELSYNLNSPDAPYISGMNQLLDGSAQLADGSTELRAGTERLSEGTVRLKDGTTQLADGTVRLKDGTTQLMDGGTQLVDGVNQLKDGSGELKGKLDEGAAKAPVVSHLDRSAKQMAVPILFEEANMHPTQAVVDPANPTVKTIESGFSIIVLLVFGYLVMAVLSALLPHVVGLRRDSRTPLGPVLKGFGLIFGINLLVMAVFTAISVLTGWRPDNWLTMGLVIALIAANGTALFQFFRILFGRLVGGLFSVGFFTLGLFVFGGIWPLPTIPGPLQFFHRLHPMSYARFAFMRATDGLYDSTFVIAIVALIAFTLAALAASIAIYNTRRHGAAGELAEDGLKLEDTNVRVGEQPLSPIVR
- a CDS encoding DUF3239 domain-containing protein; its protein translation is MTAFTFDVDENWAKEHNEMLRDTRSLTLSGIALFILCLAAAVAVWVFVDPASPWHLLGTLALALFGVMMLIVGLAIPKSVGTAQSLYGAHPLAPAIIAGHPGTRTTLLALVNTSVDASAPRWALTVHDVSNIPHVDNTVGAKVPVAAVGGRRDAADQDHWKVITPMPIAWGTPDAAVVARALAAIPDEQWRTLRANKDRVDEVRRAKNDLLPL
- a CDS encoding DNA repair helicase XPB, which gives rise to MLDGPLIIQSDKTVLLDLSHPRAAEARAALAPFAELERAPEHVHTYRITPLALWNARAAGFDAEQAVDTLERFSRFPVPQSLLVDVAETMARYGRVRLVNHPAHGLVLEADDAAILTEISRSKAIRPLIGAAIDDVTVPVHPSERGRIKQELTKLGWPVEDLAGYVDGESHPIDLTHDDWELRDYQRYATESFWEGGSGVVVLPCGAGKTIVGAASMAQAKTTTLILVTNTVAGRQWRDELLRRTTLTPEEIGEYSGERKEIRPVTIATYQVVTRKTKGEYRALELFDSRDWGLIIYDEVHLLPAPVFRMAADLQSRRRLGLTATLVREDGREDDVFSLIGPKRYDAPWKELELAGYIASAECVEVRTTLTEEERLAYATAETRERYRVAATSAGKDAVVDKLLAQHAGEQVLIIGAYVDQLESIAARTGAPLVHGTTSTRKREAAFDAFRRGELPTLVVSKVANFSLDLPEAAVGIQVSGTFGSRQEEAQRLGRLLRPKADGGGATFYTVVARDTLDAEYALRRQRFLAEQGYAYRLVDADDL